The following proteins are encoded in a genomic region of Neomonachus schauinslandi chromosome 7, ASM220157v2, whole genome shotgun sequence:
- the LOC110591193 gene encoding survival motor neuron protein — MAMGGGGGVPEQEDSVLFRRGTGQSDDSDIWDDTALIKAYDKAVASFKHALKNGDISEASDKPKGTPKRKPAKKKSQKKNATTPLKQWKVGDKCSAIWSEDGCVYPATIASIDFKRETCIVVYTGYGNREEQNMSDLLSPASEVANNVEQNVQENENESQISTDESENSSRSPGNKPHNIKSKAAPWNSFLPPPPPMPGSGLGPGKPGLKFSGPPPPPPPPHFLSCWLPPFPSGPPIIPPPPPICPDSFDDADALGSMLISWYMSGYHTGYYMGFKQNQKEGRCSHFN, encoded by the exons ATGGCGATGGGAGGAGGTGGCGGCGTCCCGGAGCAGGAGGACTCGGTGTTGTTCCGGCGTGGCACCGGCCAG AGTGATGATTCTGACATTTGGGATGATACAGCATTAATAAAAGCTTATGATAAAGCTGTGGCTTCATTTAAG CATGCTCTAAAGAATGGTGACATTTCTGAAGCTTCAGATAAACCAAAAGGCACACCTAAAAGAAAACCTGCTaagaagaaaagccaaaaaaagaatgCTACAACACCCCTGAAGCAG TGGAAAGTTGGTGACAAATGTTCTGCCATTTGGTCAGAAGACGGCTGCGTTTACCCAGCTACCATTGCGTCAATTGATTTTAAGAGAGAAACCTGCATTGTGGTTTATACTGGATATGGAAATAGGGAGGAGCAAAATATGTCTGATCTACTTTCCCCAGCCTCTGAAGTAGCTAATAATGTAGAACAGAATGTTCAGGAG aatgaaaatgaaagtcaaaTTTCAACAGATGAAAGTGAGAACTCCTCTAGGTCTCCCGGAAATAAACCACATAACATCAAGTCAAAAGCTGCTCCATGGAACTCTTttctccctccaccaccccccatgCCAGGATCAGGACTGGGACCAGGAAAG CCTGGTCTAAAATTCAGTggcccaccaccacctccaccaccaccacacttCTTATCATGCTGGCTGCCTCCATTTCCTTCTGGACCACCA ATAattcccccaccacctcccataTGTCCAGATTCTTTTGATGACGCTGATGCTTTGGGAAGTATGTTAATCTCTTGGTACATGAGTGGTTATCATACTGGTTACTATATG GGtttcaaacaaaaccaaaaagaaggaAGGTGCTCACATTTCAATTAA
- the LOC110591182 gene encoding hsc70-interacting protein-like, whose translation MDPRKVSELRAFVKMCKQDPSVLHTEEMRFLREWVESMGGKIPPATHKTKSEDNIKEEKTDSKKAEENIKTDEPSSEESDLEIDNEGVIEPDTDAPQEMGDENVEITEEMMDQANDKKVAAIDALNDGELQKAIDLFTDAIKLNPHLAILYAKRASVFIKLQKPNAAIRDCDRAIEINPDSAQPYKWRGKAHRLLGHWEEAAHDLALACKLDYDEDASAMLEEVQPRAQKIAEHRRKYERKREEREIKERIERVKKAREEHERAQREEEARRQSGAQYGSFPGGFPGGMPGNFPGGMPGMAGGMPGMAGMPGLNEILSDPEVLAAMQDPEVMVAFQDVAQNPANMSKYQSNPKVMNLISKLSSKFGGQA comes from the coding sequence ATGGACCCCCGCAAAGTGAGCGAGCTTCGGGCCTTCGTGAAAATGTGTAAGCAGGATCCGAGCGTTCTGCACACCGAGGAAATGCGCTTCCTGCGGGAGTGGGTGGAGAGCATGGGGGGTAAAATACCACCTGCCACTCATAAAACTAAATCAGAAGACaatatcaaggaagaaaaaacagatagTAAGAAGGCGGAGGAAAACATAAAGACAGACGAACCATCAAGTGAGGAAAGTGATCTAGAAATTGACAATGAAGGTGTGATTGAACCAGATACTGATGCCCCTCAAGAAATGGGAGATGAAAATGTAGAGATAACCGAGGAAATGATGGATCAGGCAAATGATAAAAAAGTGGCTGCCATTGATGCCCTAAATGATGGTGAACTACAGAAAGCCATTGACTTGTTCACAGATGCCATCAAACTGAATCCTCACTTGGCCATTCTGTATGCCAAGAGAGCCAGTGTCTTCATCAAATTACAGAAGCCAAATGCTGCCATTCGAGACTGTGACAGAGCTATTGAAATAAATCCTGATTCAGCTCAGCCTTATAAGTGGCGAGGGAAAGCACACAGACTTCTGGGCCATTGGGAAGAAGCAGCACATGATCTTGCCCTTGCTTGTAAACTGGATTACGATGAAGATGCTAGCGCAATGCTGGAAGAAGTTCAACCGAGGGCCCAGAAAATTGCTGAACATCGGAGAAAGTATGAGCGAAAACGTGAAGAGCGagagatcaaagaaagaatagaaagggtTAAGAAGGCTCGGGAAGAACATgagagagcccagagggaggaagaagccagaCGACAATCAGGAGCTCAGTATGGCTCTTTCCCAGGTGGCTTTCCTGGGGGAATGCCTGGTAATTTTCCTGGAGGAATGCCTGGAATGGCGGGGGGGATGCCTGGAATGGCAGGAATGCCTGGGCTCAATGAAATTCTTAGTGATCCAGAGGTTCTCGCAGCCATGCAGGATCCAGAAGTTATGGTGGCCTTCCAGGATGTGGCCCAGAACCCAGCGAATATGTCAAAATATCAGAGCAATCCAAAGGTTATGAATCTCATCAGTAAACTGTCATCCAAATTTGGAGGTCAAGCATAA